Proteins encoded together in one Lathyrus oleraceus cultivar Zhongwan6 chromosome 5, CAAS_Psat_ZW6_1.0, whole genome shotgun sequence window:
- the LOC127083241 gene encoding protein BREAST CANCER SUSCEPTIBILITY 2 homolog A: MSSWQIFSDADHNFRWQINSDTSNVTTPSPPSAPIPTPPLPSMYNLLLHASTSHLFQPQDEEHAIDDSFGFSNSLFKTASGRKVTISSNSLVRAKTLLDSGLREEAVGTDVKTPQNAKRFSVFDKESPSTVLSFASFQSPLVSRLKNGFENKIVEPNSGSSGKKTPIKFQTVGSDIQTPQNVKKCHAFDEDSPHLQLVDSSKRTSSVSFQSPLVSRLNNGFENEIVQPGSGAKQAPTKFQTVRSIQTPQNAKKLHAFDEESPHLQLVDSCKKTSSASFQSPLVSRLKNDFENKTVQPDTGSGGGVAKQAPIKFQTAGGRSLSISSDALKRARSLLGDPDLGDFFDGGDSLLSFPDKRQTNTIASSVEKSESNNTHTLPVHQITPEGNHNHMAKSFTSPLQPSRQMEFSNKLCHEGNGNNLIMKFDDAVKENDCGHKSSNTPGQKPLHIRNEVVDTRIKSSSVNGLSSRMDPPGKPLSRALVDISNTINTVNTNNKQPASGKRRLGLNITVSPFKKPRISNISASGDQDVQFFPNDLSQLSSGASGCKRKVSTRYPFQYPRMHIKEFFAVPPLEQKVHFPNPVKQVTSGNAGKYIFHDGSDDNVLGAEAFVHLLAQHGASMHFASKEWVLNHYKWIVWKLACYERCYPSRCAGKFLNVSNVLEELKYRYEREVNHGHRSTIKKVFEGDGLPSSMMILCISSIHSDHVLESGTLFEAQTGNQSREAVKVELTDGWYSINGILDAPLSNQLAAGRLFVGQKLRIWGAGLCGWNGPISPLEVSSTVSLFLHINGTYRAHWAERLGFCKVAGPPLAFKCIKNDGGLIPQTLAGITRIYPILYKERLSSGQSVVISERMENKIMELHNQRRSDVVDNIVSEYQKEGSGSHIYDYGNSEGAKIYKMLETAAEPEFLMADMTPGQLSSFAAYNAKLNAIKQSQMESAINKALKDTGLGNRRVTPFMRLRVVGLTCKTRQEKPKEGIVTIWNPTQKQRQELVEGEAYAIAGLIPSGCDSDVLHLQTRGSSTKWLPLSSNAKEQFKPFFSSRKSITLSSLGEVPVSNEFDVVAFVVHVGEVYTSSQQKKQWVFVTDESIMYGLQSEELMDTLLAICFCSPLIEHDSFPPINHNLAGSTVGFCNLIKKEKDNTNHIWVADANETSTYYLKFDSSHCSHLRNAASSVRRWASESSLIMDKLKEKVFGIIGECKA, translated from the exons AACCCCTCAGAATGCTAAGAGATTTTCTGTTTTTGATAAAGAATCACCCTCAACAGTTTTGAGTTTCGCGTCATTTCAGAGTCCTTTAGTTAGTAGATTGAAAAATGGTTTTGAGAATAAAATTGTGGAACCAAATAGTGGTAGTAGTGGTAAGAAAACTCCAATTAAATTCCAAACCGTTGGTAGTGATATTCAAACCCCTCAGAATGTTAAAAAATGTCATGCTTTTGATGAAGATTCGCCTCATTTACAACTTGTGGATAGTAGTAAAAGGACAAGTTCTGTGTCGTTTCAAAGTCCTTTAGTTAGTAGATTAAATAATGGGTTTGAGAATGAGATTGTGCAACCAGGTAGTGGTGCTAAGCAAGCTCCGACCAAATTCCAAACTGTTCGTAGTATTCAAACTCCTCAGAATGCTAAAAAATTACATGCTTTTGATGAAGAATCACCTCATTTACAACTTGTGGATAGTTGTAAAAAGACAAGTTCAGCGTCATTTCAAAGTCCTCTAGTTAGTAGATTAAAGAATGATTTTGAGAATAAAACAGTGCAGCCAGATACTGGTAGTGGGGGTGGGGTTGCTAAGCAAGCTCCAATTAAATTCCAAACTGCAGGGGGAAGGTCATTATCCATTTCTAGTGATGCGCTGAAACGTGCTAGAAGCCTTCTTGGTGACCCTGATTTGGGAGATTTCTTTGATGGAGGGGATTCACTTTTATCATTTCCAGATAAGAGACAGACCAACACAATCGCTTCCTCTGTTGAAAAAAGTGAGAGTAACAATACTCATACTCTTCCGGTCCATCAAATAACACCAGAAGGCAATCACAATCACATGGCAAAAAGTTTCACATCCCCTTTGCAGCCTTCTAGACAAATGGAGTTTTCAAATAAGCTTTGCCATGAAGGTAATGGGAATAACTtaatcatgaaatttgatgaTGCTGTGAAAGAAAATGACTGTGGCCATAAAAGTAGCAACACTCCTGGACAAAAACCCTTGCATATCAGGAATGAGGTGGTTGACACGAGAATAAAAAGTTCTTCAGTAAATGGTTTGTCCTCACGGATGGATCCACCTGGAAAACCATTGAGTAGGGCATTAGTTGATATTTCCAACACCATTAACACAGTCAATACAAATAATAAACAGCCTGCTAGTGGGAAAAGGAGACTAGGATTAAATATAACCGTTTCTCCATTCAAAAAGCCTCGCATTTCCAATATCTCTGCCTCTGGTGACCAGGATGTTCAATTTTTTCCTAATG ATTTGTCTCAATTATCATCTGGTGCTTCTGGATGCAAAAGAAAGGTTTCTACCCGATATCCATTTCAGTATCCAAGGATGCACATCAAGGAATTTTTTGCAGTTCCTCCATTAGAGCAAAAAGTG CATTTTCCCAACCCTGTCAAACAGGTGACATCGGGTAATGCAGGAAAGTACATATTCCATGATGGGTCTGATGATAATGTTCTGGGAGCAGAAGCTTTCGTCCATCTATTGGCACAGCACGGAGCATCCATGCATTTTGCTTCAAAAGA GTGGGTCTTGAATCATTACAAGTGGATTGTTTGGAAACTGGCATGCTATGAGAGATGCTATCCATCTAGGTGTGCTGGAAAATTTCTGAATGTATCGAATGTGCTTGAGGAACTGAAGTACAG ATATGAAAGAGAAGTGAATCATGGCCACCGGTCTACCATCAAGAAAGTTTTTGAAGGGGATGGATTGCCTTCTTCAATGATGATTCTCTGCATATCTAGCATTCACTCTGATCATGTGCTTGAAAGTGGAACATTATTTGAGGCACAAACCGGGAATCAGAGCAGGGAGGCAGTAAAAGTTGAACTAACTGATGGATG GTATTCTATAAATGGCATTTTAGATGCTCCATTGTCAAATCAACTGGCTGCTGGAAGATTGTTTGTAGGACAGAAGCTCCGG ATATGGGGAGCAGGATTATGTGGCTGGAATGGGCCAATTTCACCTCTCGAG GTGTCATCGACAGTTAGTTTATTTCTTCACATAAACGGAACATATAGAGCTCATTGGGCAGAGCGGTTAGGATTTT GTAAAGTTGCTGGTCCACCTTTGGCTTTCAAATGCATAAAAAACGATGGTGGTTTAATACCTCAAACTTTGGCAGGAATTACTCGCATATATCCCATTCTTTACAAAGAAAG GTTAAGCAGTGGACAATCTGTTGTTATATCAGAGAGGATGGAAAATAAAATTATGGAGCTGCACAATCAAAG ACGCTCGGATGTTGTAGATAATATTGTTTCGGAATATCAGAAGGAAGGAAGTGGCTCGCATATTTATGATTACGGCAATAGTGAAGGGGCTAAGATTTATAAGATGCTGGAGACAGCTGCAGAACCCGAATTCCTGATGGCAGATATGACTCCGGGGCAACTTAGTTCTTTTGCTGCTTATAACGCCAAATTAAAT GCAATCAAACAATCACAAATGGAAAGTGCAATTAACAAAGCTTTGAAAGATACTGGCTTGGGAAACAGAAGAGTAACACCGTTTATGAGGTTGCGGGTAGTTGGATTAACTTGTAAAACTCGGCAAGAGAAGCCTAAAGAAGGAATAGTAACTATCTGGAACCCAACACAGAAGCAG CGTCAGGAGCTTGTAGAGGGAGAAGCATATGCAATCGCAGGACTCATACCATCAGGCTGTGATTCAGATGTTCTTCACTTGCAGACTAGAGGATCTTCTACCAAGTGGTTGCCATTATCTTCTAATGCAAAGGAACAGTTTAA GCCATTTTTCAGCAGTCGAAAATCAATCACACTGTCAAGTTTGGGCGAAGTCCCTGTTTCCAA TGAGTTCGATGTTGTTGCATTTGTTGTGCATGTGGGAGAGGTTTATACATCAAGTCAGCAAAAGAAGCAATGGGTTTTTGTGACTGATGAATCCATCATGTATGGTTTACAGTCAGAAGAGTTAATGGACACATTGCTTGCCATATGCTTTTGCTCCCCATTGATTGAACATGATTCATTTCCACCAATCAACCATAACCTGGCTGGATCTACG GTTGGTTTCTGTAATCTTATAAAAAAAGAGAAGGACAATACAAATCATATCTGGGTCGCTGATGCTAATGAAACCTCAACCTATTATTTGAAATTTGATTCTTCACATTGTTCTCACCTCCGAAATGCTGCCAGCTCCGTCAGAAGATGGGCTAGCGAATCTAGCTTG ATTATGGATAAACTTAAGGAAAAGGTGTTCGGTATAATTGGTGAATGTAAAGCCTAG